In one Notolabrus celidotus isolate fNotCel1 chromosome 1, fNotCel1.pri, whole genome shotgun sequence genomic region, the following are encoded:
- the LOC117821116 gene encoding uncharacterized protein LOC117821116 — MDGVLEGAAVLCAFKLACSLFFLPSLADSHSPVSFCCCCLLFFTDFLVAVFLTFLSVFEPWLTVQTSFGDLIALRFLLFLSHTYGMMLLLTAPLIAVETLTRLLWPPCTVAHRTEGQAADDGLQCYVWEKTVEKEDTHKEKRFSHVVSYLCCLSVWVVVAFNISWRWKREEMLASSCLHSTNSLMRCLPNLLSPMPSFVNPCWGMAFLSLLMLLLTTSISLDRRHGAPACVGQEKYRGKSGIGDSSDRYWQDFVLVPSAERVSPCKSEPGAVQCVDPEKTESSCTVHRTYSWNSMQMSTSHHGDFVLIPPDFISAGKGGQEYGRTKRGILLTFIEENHVDSEHRSQFCRGQWGFPCLGVDVMIGFVGVLSIFVLPLNLSVNILLIRTIETLLELCIKYLVSSAANTNNTSTLHNETLL, encoded by the exons ATGGATGGTGTGTTGGAAGGAGCGGCCGTGTTGTGTGCGTTTAAACTGGCCTGCAGTCTGTTCTTCCTGCCCTCGCTGGCCGATTCCCACAGTCCCGTCAGCTTCTGTTGCTGCTGCCTCCTCTTCTTTACCGACTTCTTGGTTGCAG tTTTTCTGACTTTCCTCAGCGTCTTTGAACCCTGGCTGACAGTTCAGACCTCATTTGGTGATCTTATTGCCCTGCGCTTCCTGCTCTTCCTCAGCCACACATACGGCATGATGCTGCTCCTGACCGCACCACTGATCGCTGTGGAGACCCTGACCAGACTGCTGTGGCCTCCATGTACAGTCGCTCATCGGACAGAAGGTCAAGCTGCGGATGATGGACTACAGTGTTATGTCTGGGAGAAAACTGTGGAAAAGGAGGATACACACAAAGAGAAGCGGTTTTCTCATGTTGTCAGCTACCTGTGCTGCTTGTCAGTGTGGGTCGTTGTTGCCTTCAATATCAGCTGGCGATGGAAGCGAGAGGAAATGTTGGCTTCTTCCTGTTTGCACTCGACCAACTCGCTCATGAGGTGTTTGCCTAACCTGCTCAGCCCCATGCCGAGCTTTGTGAACCCCTGCTGGGGCATGGCCTTCCTCTCGCTTCTCATGCTCCTCCTCACCACCAGCATAAGCCTGGATAGACGACACGGGGCCCCTGCTTGTGTGGGACAAGAAAAATACAGAGGAAAAAGTGGCATTGGGGATAGCAGTGACAGATACTGGCAAGACTTTGTTCTAGTTCCCTCTGCTGAGCGTGTGAGCCCTTGCAAGTCAGAACCAGGGGCAGTGCAGTGTGTTGACccagagaaaacagaaagcaGCTGCACTGTCCACAGAACCTATTCCTGGAACAGCATGCAGATGTCAACAAGTCACCATGGAGACTTTGTCCTTATCCCACCCGATTTTATATCTGCAGGGAAGGGAGGACAGGAGTATGGGAGGACAAAGAGAGGTATACTTCTGACATTTATAGAAGAAAACCACGTGGACTCAGAACACAGGAGCCAGTTTTGTCGGGGACAATGGGGTTTTCCCTGCCTCGGGGTAGATGTAATGATAGGGTTTGTGGGAGTGCTCTCTATCTTTGTACTGCCTCTAAATCTCAGCGTGAATATCCTTCTGATCAGGACTATTGAGACTCTGCTTGAGCTTTGTATCAAATATTTAGTTTCATCcgcagcaaacacaaacaacacatccaCCTTACACAATGAAACACTTCTATAG